The following are encoded together in the Daucus carota subsp. sativus chromosome 5, DH1 v3.0, whole genome shotgun sequence genome:
- the LOC135152837 gene encoding uncharacterized protein LOC135152837, producing MDLPPVQQHQPQQQPQPSRPLTPSRSSASKSTRATKSDAAPSTVKTRTSVATQVLKTKSDVPTNSTVPPASPQSRKVRFKARANKPKKAKIPITEITDFTLEEEQAPSTTLPDSSQALMVHPLQAVPLSTATASSTSSEVDEEILCKEPVTTEAGTTLSVPHTPISDHGPSTPLKMPQSPLKFPKGAIIHDTAPENYKSDASLAKAGEEPSKSKSADQENVVPDPVKDDVDHASDDDEDDENDDDENEDETSKSVDGLRTEVANFKETQNMDEKRHLLPLKEDMKKLMKQS from the exons atggatttgcCCCCAGTCCAACAACATCAACcccaacaacaacctcaaccttccAGACCTCTCACACCAAGCAGatcttctgcatccaagtcaacaagggctacaaagtctgatgcagccccttccactgtgaagaccagaacctctgttgctacacaagttctgaagacaaagtctgatgtgccaacaaactctACAGTTCctcct gctagccctcagtcaagaaaagttcgatttaaagcaagggcaaacaagcctaagaaggcAAAAATACCCATTACTGAGATCAcagatttcactcttgaggaagagcaagcaccatctactacacttcctgattcttctcaagctctaatggtgcatcctcttcaagctgttccactctctactgctacagcatcttctacttcatctgaagtagatgaggagaTACTctgcaaggaaccagttacaactgaagctgggacaACATTGTCTGTTCCTCACACTCCaatctctgatcatggaccctccactccattGAAAATGCCTCAatctccattgaaatttcctaagggtgccataattcatgatacagctccagaaaattacaagtcagatgct tcacttgctaaggctggtgaagagcccagcaaatcaaaatctgcagatcAAGAGAATGTTGTTCCAGATCCTGTTAAAGATGATGTTGATCatgcatctgatgatgatgaggatgatgaaaatgacgatgatgaaaatgaggatgaa acatctaagtcagtggatggtcttagaacagaggtagctaACTTTAAGGAAACTCAGAATATGGACGAGAAAAGGCATTTACTACCTCtaaaggaagacatgaagaagctg ATGAAGCAGAGCTAA